In the Kaistella sp. 97-N-M2 genome, one interval contains:
- a CDS encoding LptF/LptG family permease — protein MIKKIDGYVIKTFFGPFVFIFSVLFFIFVVNIIWIRLAQFTGKGLSYWEILKLLSYLSALVVQLVLPLTILLSAIMTFGDFGERYELAAMKAAGISLTRIMLPLFLVTFIFSIFLFFFSNNVIPDFQRKAKNMLYNIAATKPALNFTPGQFIQQIPGYSVKFDKISGENGENLEGVFIHKMANSYDNQQSIVAEKGKFVPADNRNYLKLVLFNGHIFEDNIGNVEYSQRLKQPDQAIKFDTMVSHFNISEIINKALESERITDDYSFQNFIELNSTIDKAKKENNNVLNNINSELINQTNSYVGYVGKVKAKKPVTAVPRIDTLKKENKRELLYSAYNKIESVKQLSQNKSEQILGMHKYYSRIIIYQQRIFAYSVTCLIFFLIGSSLGSIIRKGGLGLPVVIAIVVFIIYYVVNLSVENLAWSGKMDPYLAAWLPNLILLPFGLWLTYKALTDSQLFDIEKYKALFKPLIARFSKNKEHVRYQ, from the coding sequence CGTCGTCAACATCATCTGGATCCGCCTGGCGCAGTTTACGGGAAAAGGGTTGAGTTACTGGGAAATCCTGAAGCTCCTCTCCTACCTTTCTGCCCTGGTGGTACAGCTCGTTTTGCCTTTGACGATCCTTCTCTCCGCAATCATGACTTTCGGTGATTTTGGAGAACGCTATGAGCTCGCTGCGATGAAAGCTGCAGGAATTTCCTTGACCCGAATCATGTTGCCACTTTTTCTGGTCACTTTTATCTTTTCAATTTTCCTTTTTTTCTTTTCGAATAACGTCATACCCGATTTCCAGCGGAAAGCCAAAAATATGCTCTATAATATAGCGGCTACAAAGCCTGCACTCAATTTTACACCGGGGCAGTTTATTCAGCAAATTCCGGGATACAGCGTAAAGTTTGACAAGATTTCCGGTGAAAACGGGGAAAATTTGGAAGGCGTTTTTATTCATAAAATGGCAAATTCCTACGATAATCAGCAGTCGATTGTTGCAGAGAAGGGGAAATTTGTACCCGCAGATAACAGAAATTATTTGAAACTAGTGCTTTTCAACGGGCATATTTTCGAGGATAATATCGGGAATGTGGAATACAGTCAGCGTTTGAAACAACCGGATCAGGCCATTAAATTTGATACGATGGTTTCGCACTTTAATATCTCCGAAATCATTAATAAAGCCTTGGAGTCCGAAAGGATTACCGATGATTATTCTTTTCAGAATTTTATCGAATTAAATTCAACCATCGATAAAGCCAAAAAGGAAAATAATAATGTGCTGAACAATATCAATTCCGAACTGATTAACCAAACAAACAGCTACGTAGGTTACGTGGGGAAAGTGAAAGCCAAAAAGCCTGTTACCGCTGTGCCCAGAATCGACACTTTAAAAAAAGAAAATAAGCGCGAGCTCCTCTATTCCGCCTACAATAAAATTGAAAGCGTAAAACAACTGAGCCAGAACAAATCTGAGCAGATTTTGGGCATGCACAAGTACTATTCCCGCATCATTATCTATCAGCAAAGGATTTTTGCCTATTCGGTGACGTGTCTTATTTTCTTTTTGATTGGTTCTAGTTTAGGATCGATCATTCGAAAAGGAGGTTTGGGACTTCCCGTGGTCATCGCCATCGTTGTTTTCATCATTTATTATGTGGTAAATCTTTCCGTAGAAAATCTGGCCTGGTCCGGAAAAATGGATCCTTATCTCGCGGCCTGGCTGCCGAATTTAATTTTGCTGCCCTTTGGATTGTGGCTTACTTACAAAGCTTTAACAGATTCGCAATTGTTTGATATTGAAAAATACAAAGCGCTTTTCAAACCGCTAATTGCGAGATTTTCGAAGAACAAAGAGCATGTGCGATATCAATAA
- a CDS encoding glutathione peroxidase codes for MKKLFILLLSAGAFLKSCTNQKNEISQDKNTPMKSIYKYKVEGLDGKEINFADFKGKKILIVNTASECGFTPQYADLEIVSEQYKDKLVVVGFPANNFGGQEPGSNAEIGAFCEKNFGVTFPMAAKVSVKGDDAAPIFKYLTQKELNGVKNTSILWNFTKFLVDENGKLIDSFVSTTKPSSEAITKYLK; via the coding sequence ATGAAAAAACTATTCATTCTTCTTTTGTCTGCAGGGGCTTTCCTGAAAAGCTGCACCAATCAGAAAAACGAAATTTCTCAGGATAAAAATACACCAATGAAAAGCATTTACAAATACAAAGTGGAAGGTCTGGACGGAAAAGAAATTAACTTCGCGGATTTTAAAGGAAAGAAAATTCTGATCGTTAACACCGCTTCTGAGTGTGGATTCACGCCGCAATACGCGGATTTGGAGATAGTTTCAGAACAGTACAAAGATAAACTCGTGGTTGTTGGTTTTCCGGCGAATAACTTTGGCGGCCAGGAACCCGGAAGCAACGCGGAAATCGGTGCCTTCTGCGAGAAAAATTTTGGCGTCACATTTCCAATGGCTGCAAAGGTTTCCGTAAAGGGAGATGATGCCGCGCCGATTTTTAAATATTTAACGCAGAAAGAACTGAACGGCGTGAAAAACACCTCAATCCTCTGGAACTTTACGAAATTTCTGGTTGATGAAAACGGTAAGCTCATCGATAGTTTTGTGAGTACTACAAAGCCTTCAAGTGAAGCCATTACAAAATATCTGAAATAG
- a CDS encoding PepSY-like domain-containing protein, translating into MKNILTSYLVTGAVLLFSTAISAQEITISKKELPAEINSFVATHFSGIAINSITKEAKKRKVEYELVLNNGTKLEFDDTKIKEIEGREKLPDALIPKNILSYVQKNYPQNYITEWKRDAKKQQIELDSKVEIDFSLDGQFLKIDD; encoded by the coding sequence ATGAAAAATATCCTTACGTCTTATTTGGTTACAGGTGCAGTTCTGCTGTTCTCGACCGCAATTTCGGCCCAGGAAATTACCATTTCTAAAAAGGAATTGCCCGCGGAAATCAATTCGTTTGTCGCAACTCATTTTTCCGGAATCGCAATTAATTCTATAACGAAGGAAGCAAAAAAGCGGAAAGTAGAGTATGAACTGGTCCTGAATAACGGCACCAAGCTCGAATTTGATGATACTAAAATTAAAGAAATCGAGGGCCGGGAAAAATTACCAGACGCTTTGATTCCAAAAAATATTTTGTCGTATGTTCAAAAAAACTATCCGCAAAATTACATCACCGAATGGAAAAGGGACGCTAAAAAACAACAGATTGAACTTGACAGTAAAGTTGAAATCGACTTCAGCCTGGATGGACAATTTCTTAAAATTGATGATTAA
- a CDS encoding histidine kinase: MKKIFLGLVMVVSCLINAQTAKEIIEKNIELSGGLTNWKLLNSVVLQGKVTLGINDEYPIKIYQQRPNLTKTVITLNKKETAVEGYDGKKGYAMNYATNKLQEYPNYIAESFDNDFIDWENKGFEAKYLGKEKIGETYCHKVELTKNVNKTIYYFDTKSYMLLKEAKAEETLDYGDYRKVGALLMPFRLQSTSQKKDGDYVMIINKIETNKVFPANTFKF; the protein is encoded by the coding sequence ATGAAAAAGATATTTTTAGGACTTGTAATGGTAGTAAGCTGCCTGATTAATGCGCAAACAGCAAAGGAAATCATCGAAAAAAATATAGAATTATCTGGAGGTCTCACCAACTGGAAACTCTTAAATTCAGTTGTATTGCAGGGTAAAGTAACACTTGGCATTAATGACGAGTATCCTATAAAAATTTATCAGCAACGGCCAAATCTCACTAAAACGGTTATTACGCTGAACAAAAAAGAAACCGCGGTTGAAGGTTATGACGGCAAAAAAGGTTACGCCATGAACTACGCCACGAATAAACTTCAGGAATACCCCAATTACATCGCCGAAAGTTTTGATAACGATTTTATCGACTGGGAAAACAAAGGTTTCGAGGCAAAATATTTAGGAAAAGAAAAAATAGGTGAAACTTACTGCCACAAAGTTGAGTTAACGAAGAATGTAAACAAAACCATTTATTATTTCGATACGAAGAGCTACATGCTTTTGAAAGAAGCGAAGGCCGAAGAAACTTTAGATTACGGCGATTACCGAAAGGTGGGAGCGCTCTTGATGCCCTTCCGATTGCAGTCTACGTCGCAGAAAAAAGATGGCGATTATGTGATGATTATCAATAAAATAGAAACGAACAAAGTTTTTCCCGCCAATACTTTTAAATTCTAA
- the kdsB gene encoding 3-deoxy-manno-octulosonate cytidylyltransferase: MKIIAVIPARYEASRFPGKLMQVLGEKTVIATTYQNVVETGLFQEVFVATDSEIILEEIHKFGGNAVMTGAHETGSDRIAEAVSNIDCDIVVNVQGDEPFLKKEPLKQLISVFNNDFEEKISLASLKIKLTDKEEIANPNNVKVITDAEGFALYFSRSVIPYPRETSSAAEYFKHIGVYAFRKKALLNFAKLAMRPLEIAEKIECIRYLEYGMNIKLIETDFIGVGIDVPEDLEKARKILKDSAL; encoded by the coding sequence ATGAAGATCATCGCCGTGATTCCCGCCCGTTACGAAGCCAGCCGATTTCCGGGAAAGCTCATGCAGGTTTTGGGCGAAAAAACCGTCATCGCAACCACTTACCAGAACGTGGTAGAAACAGGTTTATTTCAGGAAGTCTTCGTGGCTACAGATTCCGAAATTATTTTGGAGGAAATCCACAAGTTTGGTGGAAACGCTGTGATGACGGGAGCGCACGAAACCGGCAGCGACAGAATTGCCGAAGCCGTATCAAATATCGACTGCGATATTGTGGTGAATGTGCAGGGCGACGAACCTTTTCTGAAAAAAGAACCTTTAAAACAGCTCATTTCTGTTTTCAATAATGATTTTGAAGAGAAAATTTCCCTGGCTTCTCTAAAAATTAAACTCACCGACAAAGAGGAAATCGCAAATCCTAACAATGTGAAAGTCATTACCGATGCGGAGGGTTTTGCGCTATATTTCAGCCGTTCTGTTATTCCGTATCCGCGGGAAACTTCGTCCGCGGCAGAATATTTTAAGCATATTGGCGTTTATGCCTTTAGAAAAAAGGCGCTGCTTAATTTCGCGAAGCTGGCGATGCGCCCTTTGGAAATTGCGGAGAAAATTGAATGCATTCGCTATTTGGAATACGGCATGAATATCAAACTCATCGAAACCGATTTTATCGGCGTGGGAATCGATGTTCCGGAAGATCTGGAAAAAGCGCGTAAAATTCTGAAAGATTCAGCATTGTAA
- a CDS encoding pyridoxal phosphate-dependent aminotransferase, whose protein sequence is MKVSKIAENLIGSEIIKIGNQVNDLKTQGAEIANLTIGDLNSNIYPIPERLKEEINKAYHDNLTNYPPANGLLSLRKSISKDLKNRWDLNYSESEILVAGGSRPLIYATFRTIVDEGDKVVYPIPSWNNNHYAYLTQAEKIEVETSQSNNFLPTAADLKPHLEGAVLLALCSPLNPTGTMFTKEQLSDICELVLQENKKRGENEKPLYLMYDQIYAMLTFDKEHFDPVSLFPELRKYTIFIDGSSKCFAATGIRVGWSFGPAEIIDKMKALLTHVGAWAPKPEQEAVSVFLGEPENVDAFVDDFKGKIWASLETLHEGIQDMKSRSFAVESIQPMGALYLTIELNYIGKTKPDGTLISNSSDLVFYLINEAGVALVPFSAFGNSAEMPWFRASAGGLSLNEIKTMLPRLEKALAQLM, encoded by the coding sequence ATGAAAGTATCAAAAATCGCCGAAAATCTAATCGGTTCGGAAATTATTAAAATAGGAAATCAGGTGAACGACCTCAAAACGCAGGGTGCCGAAATTGCGAATCTGACGATTGGCGATCTGAACTCCAATATTTACCCCATTCCGGAGCGTTTAAAAGAAGAAATCAACAAAGCTTACCACGATAATCTCACGAACTATCCGCCCGCAAATGGACTTCTTTCGCTGCGAAAATCGATTTCCAAAGATTTAAAAAACCGCTGGGATCTCAATTACAGCGAAAGCGAAATTTTAGTGGCCGGCGGCTCGCGACCGCTTATTTACGCTACTTTTCGAACGATTGTTGATGAAGGCGACAAAGTGGTTTACCCAATTCCATCCTGGAACAATAATCATTACGCCTACCTAACTCAGGCTGAAAAAATTGAGGTGGAAACCTCGCAGTCCAACAACTTTTTGCCCACGGCGGCAGATTTAAAACCGCATCTGGAAGGTGCTGTTCTTTTGGCGCTGTGTTCTCCCTTAAATCCGACGGGAACCATGTTCACGAAAGAACAGCTTTCGGACATCTGCGAACTGGTTTTGCAAGAAAACAAAAAAAGAGGCGAAAATGAAAAGCCCCTTTATTTAATGTATGATCAGATTTACGCGATGTTAACCTTCGATAAAGAACATTTCGATCCCGTTTCCCTGTTTCCGGAACTTAGAAAATATACCATTTTCATCGACGGAAGCTCGAAATGTTTTGCTGCAACAGGCATTCGTGTGGGCTGGAGTTTCGGTCCTGCGGAAATCATCGATAAAATGAAAGCCCTATTGACGCATGTAGGCGCATGGGCGCCAAAGCCGGAGCAGGAAGCTGTTTCCGTATTTCTGGGAGAACCGGAAAATGTCGATGCTTTTGTGGATGATTTCAAAGGTAAAATTTGGGCGAGTTTAGAAACGCTTCACGAAGGAATTCAGGATATGAAATCCCGCAGTTTCGCTGTTGAAAGTATCCAACCGATGGGTGCTTTATACCTGACCATCGAGTTAAATTATATCGGAAAAACAAAACCGGACGGAACGCTCATCTCGAATTCTTCCGACCTTGTTTTTTATCTTATTAATGAAGCCGGCGTCGCGCTGGTGCCGTTTTCAGCTTTCGGAAATTCTGCAGAAATGCCGTGGTTCAGAGCTTCCGCAGGTGGTTTGTCTTTAAATGAAATCAAAACCATGTTGCCACGACTTGAAAAAGCGCTGGCTCAATTAATGTAA
- a CDS encoding phospho-sugar mutase, with the protein MTTLEKAQLWLADSFDAETRNTVQNWIDTKSEDLEDSFYKALEFGTGGMRGIMGVGTNRLNKYTLGQATQGLANYLHTQFPEEEIKVAIAYDVRNNSREFGKMCADVLTANGIKVLLFKDHRPTPELSFTVRDKKCNAGIVLTASHNPPEYNGYKVYWDDGAQIVPPHDNAIINEVYSVKFDEIKFNGNDDLIEWIGLDQDEVYIDACMRNSLYQDIGRDNLNIVFTSIHGTTYTTVPQALRKAGFEKIDLVTEQMIPSGNFPTVDSPNPEEPAALEMALDLARITNGDIVIGTDPDGDRLGIAVRNLEGDLQLLNGNQCNTILTYYILDQWKKAGKITGKEFIGSTIVTSDIFFDIAEKFGVDCKVGLTGFKWIGKMIRDFEGEEKFVCGGEESFGFMTGDFVRDKDSCGSILLACEIAAVCKAEGKTMYQYLIEIYKDLGMYYEGLVNVVRKGRTGAEEITQMMSDFRNNPVKELAGSKVTEVKDFQEQTCLHLVDNNKTVMDDIPKSNVLIYYTEDGTKVCIRPSGTEPKIKFYVSVKDSITSEADFEEKLVVLEAKIDQIKNDLKL; encoded by the coding sequence ATGACTACTTTAGAAAAAGCACAACTTTGGCTCGCCGATTCTTTCGACGCAGAAACAAGAAACACCGTCCAAAACTGGATTGATACGAAGTCGGAAGATCTGGAAGATTCCTTTTACAAAGCACTGGAATTTGGGACCGGTGGCATGCGCGGAATTATGGGCGTTGGCACCAACCGCCTGAATAAATATACGCTTGGGCAGGCTACGCAGGGTTTGGCGAATTATCTTCACACGCAGTTTCCGGAGGAAGAAATTAAAGTTGCCATCGCTTACGATGTTCGAAACAACTCTCGGGAATTCGGTAAAATGTGCGCGGATGTTTTAACCGCTAACGGCATTAAAGTACTGCTTTTTAAAGATCACCGTCCCACGCCGGAACTTTCTTTTACCGTTCGCGACAAAAAATGCAACGCCGGAATCGTACTCACCGCGTCTCATAATCCACCGGAATATAATGGTTACAAGGTTTATTGGGATGATGGCGCTCAAATTGTGCCGCCGCATGATAATGCCATTATTAACGAAGTATATTCCGTGAAATTCGACGAAATTAAATTCAATGGAAATGACGATCTGATCGAATGGATCGGTTTGGACCAGGACGAAGTTTATATCGATGCGTGTATGAGGAATTCCCTCTATCAGGATATCGGCAGAGATAATTTAAATATTGTTTTCACGTCCATTCACGGCACAACGTATACTACCGTTCCGCAGGCCTTGAGAAAAGCAGGTTTTGAAAAGATTGATCTCGTGACGGAACAGATGATTCCCAGCGGAAACTTTCCGACCGTAGACTCTCCAAACCCCGAAGAACCCGCAGCTTTGGAAATGGCGCTGGATCTTGCAAGAATTACAAATGGCGACATCGTTATCGGAACCGATCCCGACGGCGACCGTTTGGGAATTGCCGTGCGAAACCTGGAAGGTGACCTGCAGCTTTTAAATGGGAACCAGTGCAACACCATTTTAACCTATTATATTCTCGATCAATGGAAAAAAGCCGGAAAAATTACCGGTAAAGAATTTATCGGTTCCACCATTGTTACTTCAGATATTTTCTTTGATATCGCGGAAAAATTCGGTGTGGACTGTAAAGTTGGTTTAACCGGCTTTAAATGGATCGGAAAAATGATCCGCGATTTCGAAGGCGAAGAAAAATTCGTCTGCGGCGGTGAGGAAAGTTTTGGATTTATGACGGGCGATTTTGTGCGCGACAAAGATTCCTGCGGGTCTATTTTGCTCGCCTGCGAAATTGCGGCAGTCTGCAAGGCAGAAGGAAAAACCATGTACCAATATCTGATCGAAATTTATAAAGACCTTGGAATGTACTACGAAGGCCTGGTTAACGTGGTAAGAAAGGGCAGAACGGGCGCGGAAGAGATCACTCAAATGATGTCGGATTTCCGAAATAATCCGGTGAAAGAGCTTGCAGGTTCCAAAGTTACGGAGGTGAAAGATTTTCAAGAACAGACGTGTCTGCATTTAGTGGATAACAACAAAACGGTGATGGACGACATTCCGAAATCCAATGTACTCATCTACTACACCGAAGACGGCACGAAAGTGTGCATCCGCCCGTCCGGCACCGAACCGAAAATTAAATTTTATGTTTCTGTGAAAGATTCCATTACTTCCGAAGCAGATTTTGAAGAGAAACTCGTGGTTTTAGAGGCGAAAATAGATCAGATTAAAAACGATTTAAAACTCTAA
- a CDS encoding GIN domain-containing protein has product MNKLIYLFLLISFYSCGKISPEGKIESKDVKVEDFTSLNLAGKFRVFYVKSDSSFVNLETYKNIADNLKISVNDKALSITEKRESKGVDFYNITVYSRYNLEKISVSDSVELNLSSEIKTDNFKLNLKKNAKFIGSVNSRRAELTMSDKSRANLRGITKEASIKISDTASLIAPYWGITNLNIESKNENYAEVNVKDSLKGSIKNTSKFVYYNDPIRAFSIGKTTVVENKKLD; this is encoded by the coding sequence ATGAACAAACTAATTTATCTTTTCTTACTTATCAGCTTTTATTCCTGTGGAAAAATTTCTCCCGAAGGTAAAATTGAAAGCAAAGATGTGAAAGTAGAAGACTTCACAAGCCTAAATTTAGCAGGGAAATTCCGTGTTTTTTATGTTAAAAGCGACAGCAGTTTCGTAAATCTGGAAACGTATAAAAACATTGCGGATAATTTAAAAATTTCCGTCAACGACAAAGCGCTGAGCATTACCGAAAAGCGCGAGAGCAAAGGCGTCGATTTCTATAATATCACGGTGTATTCCCGATATAATTTAGAAAAGATTTCCGTGTCGGATTCCGTCGAACTCAATCTTTCCAGCGAAATTAAGACGGACAACTTTAAACTGAATTTGAAAAAAAACGCTAAATTTATTGGCTCCGTAAATTCGCGCAGAGCAGAACTGACGATGTCTGATAAAAGCCGCGCCAACCTGAGGGGCATCACTAAGGAAGCCTCCATCAAAATATCGGATACCGCAAGTTTAATCGCGCCGTATTGGGGCATTACCAATTTGAATATTGAGTCTAAAAACGAAAATTACGCGGAGGTGAACGTTAAGGATTCTTTGAAAGGAAGCATCAAAAACACGTCGAAATTTGTGTATTACAATGACCCGATACGCGCTTTCAGTATTGGAAAAACCACCGTTGTGGAGAATAAAAAATTAGATTAA
- a CDS encoding glycosyltransferase family 2 protein → MNLSIIIPLLNEEESLEELFTRIDSVCQNARLSYEVWFIDDGSTDLSWSIIENLKVQFPQIHGIKFSRNYGKSQALHAAFEKAAGDVIITMDADLQDFPEEIPELYNMVKLENYDIVSGWKKKRYDNVMTKNIPSKLFNAAARKVSGVELHDFNCGLKAYKKQVVKSIDVYGDMHRYIPVLAANAGFRRITEKEVQHQARPYGTSKFGTERFVRGFLDLITLWFVSRFGGRPMHFFGAVGTVMFIVGFLSAFWLGVSKLIDVSRGLYGHLLTDNAWFFIALTMMILGSLLFIAGFLGEMIIRSNRDHKNYNIDEVI, encoded by the coding sequence ATGAATTTATCCATCATCATTCCTCTTTTAAACGAAGAAGAATCTCTTGAAGAACTTTTTACCCGAATCGATTCCGTTTGCCAAAACGCCCGTCTTTCCTACGAAGTATGGTTTATTGACGACGGCAGCACCGATCTTTCCTGGAGCATTATTGAAAATTTGAAAGTACAGTTTCCACAGATTCACGGGATTAAATTTTCCAGAAATTACGGCAAATCTCAGGCCTTGCACGCCGCCTTCGAAAAAGCCGCCGGCGACGTCATCATCACCATGGATGCCGATCTTCAGGACTTTCCTGAGGAAATTCCGGAACTTTATAATATGGTGAAACTGGAAAACTACGATATTGTTTCTGGCTGGAAAAAGAAACGTTACGATAACGTAATGACCAAAAATATTCCTTCCAAACTTTTTAACGCGGCGGCCCGAAAAGTTTCCGGCGTCGAACTTCACGATTTTAACTGCGGTTTGAAAGCTTATAAAAAACAGGTCGTAAAATCGATCGATGTTTACGGCGATATGCACCGTTATATTCCGGTTCTTGCAGCTAATGCAGGTTTCCGGAGGATCACGGAAAAAGAAGTTCAGCATCAGGCGCGGCCCTATGGAACTTCAAAATTCGGAACGGAAAGATTTGTGCGTGGATTTTTAGATCTCATCACGCTTTGGTTTGTAAGCCGTTTTGGCGGAAGACCGATGCATTTTTTCGGCGCGGTCGGAACCGTCATGTTTATTGTGGGATTTCTGTCGGCGTTCTGGCTCGGCGTTTCCAAACTCATCGACGTTTCGCGCGGACTTTACGGCCATCTGTTAACGGATAATGCCTGGTTCTTTATCGCTTTAACGATGATGATTTTGGGATCACTCCTTTTCATCGCCGGATTCTTAGGCGAAATGATCATCCGAAGCAACCGGGATCACAAAAATTATAATATCGACGAAGTGATTTAA
- a CDS encoding DUF4199 domain-containing protein, with the protein MSRNVYGVGLMLFGITMLIFFGMYFFGMNTEYFSNSLLINAFLLPLVYVGGAYYSVYSIKKQGIPMGFKEVFGRTFKPMFVGGFLSVVTMFLFLNFADRDAKDLLNYQYIERQKTELNNEYEKAKIGMKDPEQKAELERNYQNRLQSFSPAMIEGKDMFSFRQFTYYFGAIMAFYVILSVFFASFFRSSIEN; encoded by the coding sequence ATGAGTAGAAACGTTTATGGAGTAGGGTTAATGCTGTTTGGCATAACGATGTTGATTTTTTTTGGAATGTATTTTTTCGGCATGAATACGGAATATTTTAGCAACTCCCTGTTAATTAATGCCTTTTTGCTTCCGCTCGTTTACGTTGGCGGCGCTTATTATTCGGTGTATTCCATTAAAAAACAGGGAATTCCGATGGGTTTTAAAGAGGTTTTCGGACGAACTTTTAAGCCGATGTTTGTTGGCGGATTTCTTTCCGTGGTGACCATGTTTCTGTTTTTGAATTTTGCCGATCGCGATGCGAAAGATCTCCTCAATTACCAATACATCGAAAGGCAAAAAACGGAGTTGAACAACGAATACGAAAAAGCCAAAATCGGCATGAAGGATCCAGAACAAAAGGCGGAGCTGGAGCGCAACTATCAAAACCGTCTGCAAAGTTTTTCGCCCGCAATGATCGAAGGGAAAGACATGTTTTCCTTTCGCCAGTTTACGTATTACTTCGGCGCCATCATGGCTTTCTATGTTATTTTGTCCGTCTTTTTTGCGAGTTTTTTCCGCAGCAGCATCGAAAACTAA
- a CDS encoding metal-dependent hydrolase produces the protein MKIQFLGQNCFLFTYKEKNILSDPFYNFGKAKSGFDIAAQKIDYVLITHAHGDHTADVKEVLQHHPEAQIIGQPEICGYFDHPNSIDINFGGSAKFLDMKISMVPASHTSSFPDGTYGGEPAGYIFRFEGRNIYLAGDTGVMADMEMFPRLFGNIDLAILPIGSHYTMCARKASFAAAELLKTKKVIGCHFDTFPPITIDHTDAKARFAEKSVELILPQLGEIFDF, from the coding sequence ATGAAAATACAATTCCTCGGACAAAACTGTTTTTTGTTCACTTATAAAGAAAAAAATATTTTAAGCGACCCTTTTTACAATTTCGGTAAAGCGAAGTCGGGTTTTGATATTGCGGCGCAAAAAATCGATTATGTTTTAATCACGCACGCGCACGGCGATCACACGGCAGACGTGAAAGAAGTTTTGCAGCATCATCCGGAAGCTCAAATTATTGGTCAGCCGGAAATTTGCGGTTATTTCGATCACCCGAATTCCATTGATATTAACTTTGGCGGGTCTGCGAAATTTTTAGATATGAAAATATCCATGGTGCCGGCGTCTCATACGAGTTCTTTTCCCGACGGCACTTACGGCGGCGAGCCGGCCGGATATATTTTCAGATTTGAGGGAAGAAACATCTATTTAGCGGGCGATACAGGAGTGATGGCGGATATGGAAATGTTTCCCAGACTTTTCGGGAATATCGATCTGGCAATTCTTCCCATTGGCTCGCATTACACGATGTGCGCCAGAAAAGCGAGTTTCGCCGCCGCAGAATTATTGAAGACAAAAAAAGTTATTGGATGTCATTTCGATACTTTTCCACCTATTACCATCGACCACACAGATGCCAAAGCGAGATTTGCGGAGAAAAGTGTAGAACTTATTTTACCGCAGCTCGGGGAAATTTTCGACTTTTAG
- the menA gene encoding 1,4-dihydroxy-2-naphthoate octaprenyltransferase translates to MNDWIKAARLRTLPLSMSGIILGSFIAKWRIAEQGGTWNWHIFALAILVTLLYQILSNFANDYGDGIKGTDQLRHNVAEQRAVASGRITAVQMRNAVILFSVLSLVATIALLYLAFFKENLLQEFYIFVGLGIACIFAAVGYTVGKKPYGYMGFGDIFVFVFFGLVSVCGSYFLFTKSFNWDMLLPAAAVGMLSAAVLNLNNMRDIESDRASGKKTLALRLGFKKAMVYEIVLLQLPLLLMLVFMMKNGLHTEGKYYAFIFFILMFPMMGLRRKIMQVNEPSELDPFLKQVGILTLAMAVLVAAGLNYF, encoded by the coding sequence ATGAACGATTGGATAAAAGCCGCACGACTGCGCACTTTGCCGCTTTCGATGAGCGGAATTATTTTAGGTTCCTTCATTGCAAAGTGGAGAATTGCGGAGCAGGGCGGAACCTGGAACTGGCATATTTTTGCGTTGGCGATTTTGGTGACTTTGCTCTACCAGATTTTGTCCAATTTCGCGAACGATTACGGCGACGGAATTAAAGGAACAGATCAACTCAGACATAACGTCGCGGAACAGAGAGCCGTCGCGTCGGGAAGAATCACCGCTGTACAAATGCGAAATGCCGTCATTTTATTTTCCGTTTTATCCTTAGTGGCCACCATTGCGCTCTTATATTTGGCATTTTTCAAAGAAAATCTGCTGCAGGAATTTTATATTTTCGTCGGTTTGGGAATCGCCTGTATATTCGCTGCAGTCGGTTATACTGTAGGCAAAAAACCTTATGGTTACATGGGTTTTGGCGATATTTTTGTCTTTGTCTTTTTTGGTTTGGTTTCGGTGTGTGGCAGTTATTTTCTCTTTACAAAAAGCTTCAACTGGGATATGCTGCTACCTGCAGCGGCCGTTGGAATGCTGAGCGCAGCGGTTTTAAATCTTAACAACATGCGCGATATTGAAAGCGATCGTGCCAGTGGAAAAAAGACGCTTGCCTTGCGCCTCGGATTTAAGAAAGCCATGGTTTACGAAATTGTTTTATTGCAGCTGCCCTTGCTTTTGATGTTGGTATTCATGATGAAAAACGGCCTTCACACAGAAGGTAAATATTATGCTTTTATCTTTTTTATTTTGATGTTTCCCATGATGGGACTTCGAAGAAAAATCATGCAGGTAAATGAACCTTCGGAATTGGATCCGTTCTTAAAACAGGTTGGCATTTTAACTTTGGCAATGGCTGTTTTGGTCGCTGCCGGACTGAATTACTTTTAA